A window of Thermodesulfovibrio thiophilus DSM 17215 contains these coding sequences:
- a CDS encoding response regulator transcription factor, producing MKILLIEDDKELGQSLKNYFELNKIETVWLWDERNINNLLKVYDFDVIVLDLILSFSRGEDIISLIRSQGIKTLILVLTAKNSLKDKEVCFQRGADDYLTKPFEPKELILRIKALSKRKRIDSIITIGDLTINTDAKTIKKGDEEIKISKTAWDLLILLIKKRRDIVDTETILNYVWSGKAVGDEIVRTYIKELRKILPPDSIQTYKGRGYRLI from the coding sequence ATGAAAATTCTTTTAATAGAAGATGATAAAGAACTCGGACAGTCTCTTAAAAATTATTTTGAGCTTAATAAAATAGAAACAGTCTGGTTATGGGATGAAAGAAACATTAATAACCTGTTAAAAGTTTATGATTTTGATGTAATAGTTCTTGATCTTATTTTGAGTTTCAGTCGAGGAGAAGATATTATTTCTTTGATTCGAAGTCAAGGGATAAAAACACTAATTCTGGTATTAACTGCTAAAAATTCTTTAAAGGATAAAGAAGTTTGCTTTCAAAGGGGAGCAGATGATTATCTTACTAAACCATTTGAACCAAAGGAACTTATTCTAAGGATAAAGGCGTTAAGTAAAAGAAAACGCATAGACAGTATTATTACAATAGGAGATCTAACCATAAATACTGATGCAAAAACAATTAAAAAGGGTGATGAAGAAATAAAAATCTCAAAAACCGCATGGGATTTACTCATTCTTCTTATTAAAAAAAGAAGAGATATTGTTGATACAGAAACAATTCTTAATTATGTCTGGTCAGGTAAGGCAGTGGGAGATGAGATAGTAAGAACCTATATAAAGGAGCTTAGAAAAATACTGCCACCAGATTCAATACAGACTTATAAAGGAAGAGGATACAGATTAATTTGA
- a CDS encoding HAMP domain-containing histidine kinase, producing MSFQTRLFITLVVAVITALTVINFVTLYFFIEQQQRNEKEIIAVYQEILKLNKTYPLPAHIKNYQNELMMDRSYAHQRLKEYSKTLLIWESILVLILLFLFYRVLIVMVKKERETEDFLTLLIFVLSHKIGNFISVIKINIEILKIKPDQAIFDRLCSQCNLLNDEIKKTMDTIKKLPFLSKNREKVNVKQMLLNTVSKFYTEQTVRITARDVFLETNPETFETIIFLLLDNSFKYADNKVHIKIFNNAIAIRNDISDVSKGAGVGLQIVNFLSKKIGLNFKYRAKTDHFLVLIDFQKR from the coding sequence TTGAGTTTTCAGACAAGACTTTTTATAACCCTTGTTGTAGCAGTGATTACTGCACTTACAGTCATAAACTTTGTAACCTTATATTTTTTTATCGAACAGCAACAGAGAAATGAAAAAGAAATCATCGCGGTCTATCAAGAAATTCTCAAACTAAATAAGACCTATCCATTACCTGCTCATATAAAAAACTACCAAAATGAACTCATGATGGACAGAAGCTATGCTCATCAACGCTTAAAAGAGTATTCAAAAACTCTGCTCATATGGGAGTCTATACTTGTATTGATTTTACTTTTTCTTTTCTATAGAGTTTTAATTGTAATGGTTAAAAAGGAAAGGGAAACAGAGGACTTTCTGACACTGCTTATTTTTGTTCTTTCCCATAAAATAGGCAACTTTATCTCTGTAATAAAAATAAATATAGAGATATTGAAAATAAAACCAGACCAAGCAATTTTTGATAGACTTTGCAGTCAGTGTAATCTTTTAAACGACGAGATAAAAAAGACAATGGATACAATAAAAAAACTGCCTTTTCTTTCAAAAAACAGAGAAAAGGTCAATGTGAAACAGATGTTATTAAATACTGTTTCAAAGTTTTATACAGAACAAACAGTCAGAATAACTGCAAGAGATGTTTTTTTAGAAACAAACCCTGAAACTTTTGAAACAATAATTTTTTTACTGCTTGACAACAGCTTTAAATATGCAGACAATAAGGTTCATATCAAGATCTTTAATAACGCCATTGCAATAAGGAATGACATCTCAGATGTCAGTAAAGGTGCTGGTGTTGGTCTTCAAATAGTGAATTTTTTATCAAAAAAAATTGGGTTGAATTTCAAATATCGTGCAAAGACTGACCATTTCCTCGTTCTGATAGACTTCCAAAAGAGATAA